The following coding sequences are from one Opitutales bacterium window:
- a CDS encoding AraC family transcriptional regulator, protein MINRTEEAGDRVQLYRQTLETTLSRLDRGTLTTHVPNPAGQRDVSYGFPFHPTPELFIQIDGVKQFETPGGAFENRPGEVTVMPAEIPHREIPRRIGDRFSDLIVMFRSNGFSFHVGYASPTARTVCGPLDVFPSEASRMMQRHANDLVSHTWSMSVKPTTVCRGLMMSLMGNALTVIDQVAPIEGIIPNRKVGLAQRSIDIDYTNPSFNLRYMADTLDCSADYLSRAFQEYTKTPFTQALNYARLRTAIEHLKSSGLTIAEIAWASGFSAPSYFNRVLRKAHGMTPTAYRSEYLKSK, encoded by the coding sequence ATGATAAATAGGACCGAAGAGGCAGGGGATCGGGTTCAGCTTTATCGCCAAACCCTTGAAACCACATTGAGTCGCTTAGACAGGGGAACGCTCACCACACATGTTCCAAATCCTGCCGGTCAACGGGATGTTAGTTATGGATTTCCCTTTCATCCCACACCTGAACTATTCATTCAGATCGATGGTGTTAAACAGTTCGAAACCCCGGGAGGAGCGTTCGAAAATCGTCCAGGCGAAGTAACCGTTATGCCTGCAGAAATTCCCCACCGTGAGATTCCACGTCGGATTGGTGACAGATTTAGCGACCTGATCGTCATGTTTCGCAGCAACGGATTCTCCTTCCACGTGGGTTATGCTTCCCCCACTGCTCGGACCGTGTGTGGCCCACTCGATGTCTTTCCTTCGGAAGCCAGTAGGATGATGCAACGCCATGCTAATGATTTAGTCAGCCACACGTGGAGTATGTCAGTCAAACCGACGACTGTATGCCGTGGATTGATGATGAGTCTAATGGGAAATGCACTGACAGTCATAGATCAAGTTGCTCCGATTGAGGGCATCATTCCAAACCGAAAAGTGGGATTGGCTCAGCGCAGCATCGACATCGACTATACTAATCCGAGTTTCAACCTACGATATATGGCGGATACTCTCGATTGCTCGGCCGATTATCTCTCCCGCGCTTTTCAAGAGTACACCAAGACTCCTTTCACTCAGGCTCTCAACTACGCACGCTTGCGAACGGCAATTGAGCATTTGAAATCGTCTGGTCTTACGATTGCTGAAATCGCCTGGGCATCGGGGTTTTCCGCCCCTTCCTACTTCAATCGCGTACTCCGCAAAGCACATGGGATGACACCCACAGCCTACCGATCAGAATATCTAAAGTCCAAATAG
- a CDS encoding DUF983 domain-containing protein, with protein sequence MASKGVSHSVPPIIILIRGLRMQCPNCGHHLVFENGLRLRESCPLCFMRLQRGTGWFLGPMVINYGITVFGLVIPILLLGLFGIIPLWWAVGGIAITTLVIPIALYRWSWGAWLGLYYFFLPHELPANNETFDHIDP encoded by the coding sequence ATGGCCTCAAAAGGCGTCAGTCATTCAGTTCCCCCAATTATCATTTTAATACGTGGCCTGCGCATGCAGTGCCCGAATTGTGGCCACCATCTGGTGTTCGAAAATGGCCTCAGACTCAGAGAAAGCTGCCCCCTATGTTTCATGCGTTTGCAGCGCGGTACTGGTTGGTTTCTGGGCCCGATGGTGATCAATTACGGAATCACTGTATTTGGCCTGGTCATCCCTATTTTATTACTTGGGCTCTTTGGCATCATCCCCCTCTGGTGGGCAGTCGGCGGCATCGCAATCACTACCCTCGTCATACCTATCGCCCTCTACCGCTGGTCCTGGGGAGCTTGGCTCGGCCTTTACTATTTCTTTCTTCCTCACGAGCTTCCGGCCAATAACGAAACCTTCGATCATATTGATCCCTAA
- a CDS encoding Gfo/Idh/MocA family oxidoreductase translates to MKKIRTVLVGCGGISRSWLNAVRNNFADNIDLVGFVDLNPEAARNRADEFEVNDVWIGDDLAEAIDTLKPDAVFNCTIPAAHYALSKLALEKGCHVLIEKPLTETVEQAKELIALAEEKQRVFSVIQNRRYHGAIQKVVRVLSSGVLGRLNTLNVDFYMAMHWKGFRAEMKHLLLMDMAIHTFDQARFMSGQNPTSVFCYDYNPHGSTVSHGSAAMAIFEMTDDVMFNYRGSWMAEGFKTSWYGTWRVIGDKGTLIWDGLEDIQVETTEDFAPDARASSHMRSIYPVGKASSSQTEHAGVIGDFIDAVQNGGSPLTAASDNIYSLAMVESACLSAETGKRIEIKI, encoded by the coding sequence ATGAAGAAAATAAGAACTGTCTTGGTTGGTTGTGGGGGTATCAGTAGATCATGGCTTAACGCCGTGAGGAATAATTTCGCGGATAATATCGATCTAGTGGGCTTCGTAGACTTAAATCCCGAGGCAGCCCGAAACCGGGCGGATGAATTTGAGGTGAATGACGTATGGATCGGAGACGACTTAGCTGAGGCGATCGATACTTTGAAACCCGATGCAGTGTTTAACTGCACTATCCCTGCAGCGCACTATGCCCTATCTAAGTTGGCACTCGAAAAAGGCTGCCACGTGCTCATAGAAAAACCACTGACTGAAACGGTTGAGCAGGCAAAAGAACTGATTGCGTTGGCAGAAGAAAAGCAGCGGGTGTTTTCGGTAATCCAAAATCGTCGCTATCACGGAGCCATCCAGAAGGTGGTGCGTGTTCTAAGTAGCGGGGTATTGGGTCGGCTGAATACTTTGAACGTAGATTTCTACATGGCTATGCACTGGAAGGGGTTCCGAGCTGAGATGAAGCATCTTTTGTTAATGGATATGGCAATCCATACCTTTGACCAAGCGCGGTTTATGAGCGGTCAAAATCCGACATCGGTATTTTGCTATGACTACAATCCACATGGTTCCACTGTGAGCCATGGTTCCGCTGCTATGGCGATTTTTGAGATGACTGACGATGTCATGTTTAACTATCGAGGCAGTTGGATGGCCGAGGGATTCAAAACTAGCTGGTATGGCACCTGGCGGGTGATCGGAGATAAGGGAACCCTCATTTGGGATGGCCTGGAGGACATTCAAGTGGAGACGACCGAAGATTTCGCACCTGATGCGCGGGCATCCAGCCACATGCGTAGCATTTATCCTGTCGGCAAAGCATCTTCCTCTCAAACGGAGCATGCCGGTGTTATTGGCGATTTCATCGACGCAGTCCAAAACGGGGGTTCTCCCCTGACTGCGGCATCGGATAATATCTACAGCCTCGCCATGGTTGAAAGTGCGTGCCTGAGCGCTGAGACTGGAAAACGGATCGAGATCAAAATCTAG
- a CDS encoding 5-(carboxyamino)imidazole ribonucleotide synthase, whose protein sequence is MSGKTLEQFSPGSTIGIFGGGQLGRMMIQSGRSMGYRFHVYDPSELSTAGFIADSFTCASYDDTEALDAFAASVDLITLEFENIAVLALEHVSKTRPVMPGIEVLRTCQDRALEKTFLSDNEIAVAPFKVAQSPDELAEAIKLIGTPCVVKSARSGYDGKGQLKLDSFKVSQKKKVWDTIGADTVVVEQWIPHIGEFSAICARRSDGATRLFPMMRNLHRNHILAETHIPCGLDPQIEQAGQRIARKIAEALDVVGLIAVEFFLTSEQKLLVNELAPRPHNSGHATMDACYTSQFQQHIRAICGLPLGNPRLHTHAKMINLLGDRWEEGEPDWFGFLKDPNARLHLYDKGEPRPGRKMGHVTYLQIS, encoded by the coding sequence ATGAGCGGAAAGACGTTAGAGCAATTTTCACCTGGATCGACGATAGGGATTTTTGGCGGGGGGCAGCTGGGTCGAATGATGATCCAATCTGGACGTTCAATGGGCTACCGTTTCCACGTTTATGACCCCTCCGAACTTTCGACCGCCGGGTTTATCGCAGATTCCTTTACCTGCGCTTCTTATGACGACACCGAAGCCTTAGATGCCTTCGCTGCATCTGTGGATTTGATCACTCTAGAGTTCGAAAATATAGCAGTCTTAGCGTTGGAGCATGTGTCGAAAACGCGGCCGGTAATGCCGGGTATCGAAGTATTGCGGACCTGCCAGGACCGAGCCTTGGAAAAGACCTTCCTATCGGACAACGAGATTGCGGTGGCGCCTTTTAAGGTAGCGCAGTCACCAGACGAGTTGGCTGAAGCTATTAAACTCATTGGGACTCCCTGTGTCGTGAAGAGCGCTCGTTCAGGCTATGACGGGAAGGGCCAGTTAAAGTTGGATAGTTTCAAGGTGAGCCAGAAGAAGAAAGTGTGGGATACGATCGGAGCTGACACTGTTGTGGTAGAGCAGTGGATTCCGCATATCGGCGAGTTTTCCGCCATTTGTGCACGGCGCTCTGACGGTGCCACACGATTATTTCCGATGATGCGTAACCTGCATCGTAATCATATACTGGCAGAGACGCATATTCCCTGTGGTTTGGATCCCCAAATTGAGCAGGCGGGGCAGCGTATCGCCCGTAAGATTGCCGAGGCTCTCGACGTCGTGGGGCTGATTGCAGTCGAGTTTTTCCTGACGAGTGAGCAGAAGCTTCTGGTAAACGAGCTGGCGCCGCGTCCCCATAATAGTGGCCACGCGACGATGGATGCCTGCTATACGAGCCAGTTTCAGCAGCACATTCGTGCTATTTGTGGACTGCCTCTAGGAAATCCACGCCTGCACACGCATGCCAAGATGATCAACCTGCTCGGTGATCGTTGGGAGGAAGGGGAGCCAGATTGGTTTGGTTTCCTGAAAGATCCGAATGCGCGCCTTCATCTCTACGATAAGGGGGAGCCACGTCCGGGCCGGAAGATGGGACATGTGACTTACCTACAGATTTCTTAG
- a CDS encoding GNAT family N-acetyltransferase, whose translation MNISYSSNDEIETTEVVDLYTANNWSSAKKPDALIAALRNSHSLITARFESQLVGLGNALSDGHLVVYYPHLIVHPDYQRQGIGRAIMQRMSKKYGQLHQQILVADGAAMAFYKSMGFQPAGHTQSMWIYQGDEH comes from the coding sequence ATGAATATTTCTTACAGCTCCAATGACGAGATCGAGACTACCGAAGTCGTCGACCTCTACACGGCGAATAATTGGTCTTCAGCAAAGAAACCCGATGCGCTGATAGCGGCCTTGAGGAACTCACATAGCCTGATCACAGCGCGCTTCGAGTCACAACTCGTCGGTCTAGGCAACGCACTCTCCGATGGACACCTCGTAGTCTATTATCCCCACCTCATCGTGCACCCGGACTATCAACGTCAAGGTATCGGACGAGCTATCATGCAGCGTATGTCCAAAAAATACGGGCAGCTACACCAGCAAATCCTCGTCGCCGACGGTGCGGCCATGGCATTTTACAAATCGATGGGCTTCCAACCGGCTGGTCACACGCAGTCTATGTGGATCTATCAGGGGGATGAGCACTAA
- the purE gene encoding 5-(carboxyamino)imidazole ribonucleotide mutase — MQLHVGLIMGSISDWETMKHAAERLRQMEIPFEKEIVSAHRTPKKLVHYAETARSRGLKVIIAGAGGAAHLPGMVASLTTLPVLGVPVKSRALNGLDSLLSIVQMPAGVPVPTLAIGQSGAVNAALTAAAILGVADEAVADRLSAYRTYLTESVMEMTLPEEPIEEGV, encoded by the coding sequence CTGCAACTGCATGTGGGCCTGATTATGGGTAGTATCTCCGATTGGGAGACGATGAAGCATGCGGCGGAACGTCTACGCCAGATGGAGATTCCGTTTGAGAAGGAGATAGTCAGCGCGCATCGGACGCCAAAGAAATTGGTTCATTATGCTGAAACCGCCCGCAGTCGGGGACTCAAGGTGATCATCGCAGGGGCCGGGGGTGCAGCCCATTTACCCGGCATGGTTGCATCGCTCACTACCTTGCCTGTCTTGGGCGTTCCCGTGAAGTCGCGGGCTTTGAATGGCTTGGACTCGCTGCTATCCATTGTTCAAATGCCCGCAGGGGTGCCCGTGCCCACCCTGGCCATCGGGCAATCTGGAGCCGTCAATGCCGCTCTGACAGCAGCGGCGATTCTTGGCGTTGCTGACGAGGCAGTGGCCGATCGCCTCAGTGCTTACCGCACCTATTTGACGGAGTCAGTAATGGAGATGACGCTCCCTGAAGAACCGATTGAGGAGGGCGTATGA
- a CDS encoding NAD-dependent epimerase/dehydratase family protein has product MNITVIGGTGLMGPYLVKALINQGHQVNCLNRRGKSEYGTSLSCDRRHHEQLKQTLEVLEPEVVIDMIPFIQADAEGVCQALKEQTQVQIIAVSSIDVYQAYGRLHRTELGPYQTCPIRETDALREQPSIRNDTYDKISVENTYLKHFENVAILRLPAIYGWPDRRRVDEYIRLEQESERVLRLHPDYAHWRFSRASAPDCAHGITLTAGLMGHHIYNVSEETALSTEAWCQAVWHAADIQAEILYDSKAEIPFNIDTQQHWYVDSTKIRTELGYEETTDQHAVLRENIRRIREAA; this is encoded by the coding sequence ATGAACATCACAGTCATCGGCGGAACGGGGCTCATGGGCCCATATCTAGTGAAAGCACTCATTAACCAGGGCCATCAGGTCAACTGCCTCAACCGGCGTGGTAAATCGGAATATGGCACAAGCCTCTCGTGCGATCGGAGGCATCACGAGCAGCTGAAACAGACATTAGAGGTTCTAGAGCCTGAGGTCGTCATCGACATGATTCCCTTTATTCAAGCGGACGCTGAAGGCGTGTGCCAGGCATTGAAGGAGCAGACACAGGTGCAAATAATCGCCGTTTCGAGTATCGATGTCTACCAGGCTTACGGCCGGCTCCACCGGACTGAACTCGGCCCCTACCAAACCTGTCCCATCAGGGAAACGGATGCGCTCCGCGAGCAGCCTAGCATCCGTAATGACACCTACGATAAGATCAGTGTCGAGAACACCTACCTGAAGCATTTTGAAAACGTCGCCATCCTCCGCCTGCCCGCCATCTATGGCTGGCCTGATCGACGCCGCGTCGACGAATACATCCGACTCGAACAGGAGAGCGAGCGGGTCTTACGCCTCCATCCTGATTATGCCCACTGGCGATTTTCGCGGGCATCCGCTCCAGACTGTGCTCACGGCATCACCCTCACAGCCGGACTTATGGGACATCACATCTATAATGTATCCGAGGAAACAGCACTCAGCACTGAAGCATGGTGCCAGGCCGTGTGGCACGCCGCCGATATCCAAGCCGAAATCCTTTACGATTCAAAAGCCGAAATCCCCTTCAACATCGACACCCAGCAGCACTGGTATGTCGACAGCACCAAGATCCGTACCGAACTCGGCTATGAAGAAACGACCGATCAACATGCCGTCCTCAGAGAAAACATAAGACGCATCCGGGAAGCAGCATAA
- a CDS encoding permease has translation MAPYLLIGFALAGLLHAWLSADAVTRLLGRPGPSQVLRAVILGIPLPVCSCGVIPLGATLKQKGASNGATAGFVLTTPQTGIDSLLATYGLMGLPAALLRLVVSLVAGTAAGLVGDRFKNEPLSAESESCDACCGKHGEQTQADAANWSQKLSAGSRFAFQTLPGDVRIPVVLGVFIAATMAQFLSPETWAISDWPLPLTYLLATAISLPVYVCSTGAIPIAAAMLVAGFSPGTALVFLVGGPAANAATFGILQKTIGFKATLASLSALVVSLWVIAAIIDQLFPNLLKATHNMHGQMDHDVSFLALSSTIMMTLTLLMPWKLLKMKSDVR, from the coding sequence ATGGCCCCCTATCTCTTAATAGGGTTTGCGCTCGCGGGGCTCCTGCACGCTTGGCTAAGCGCAGATGCAGTCACCCGCCTTCTAGGCAGACCAGGCCCCAGTCAAGTGCTGCGAGCCGTCATCCTTGGCATTCCTCTACCGGTTTGTTCCTGCGGGGTCATACCGCTCGGGGCGACACTCAAACAAAAGGGCGCCAGTAATGGCGCAACCGCGGGCTTTGTTCTGACCACACCGCAAACGGGGATCGATAGTCTACTTGCGACCTACGGGCTGATGGGACTCCCCGCCGCTCTCCTCAGGCTCGTCGTTTCGCTCGTAGCGGGAACTGCTGCTGGGCTTGTCGGAGACCGTTTTAAAAACGAACCCCTCTCAGCCGAATCCGAGTCCTGCGATGCCTGTTGCGGCAAGCACGGCGAGCAGACTCAGGCTGACGCGGCCAACTGGTCACAAAAGCTGAGTGCAGGGTCACGTTTTGCCTTTCAAACTCTACCCGGAGACGTGCGAATTCCAGTCGTCCTTGGGGTATTCATCGCTGCCACCATGGCGCAGTTTCTCTCTCCTGAGACCTGGGCGATCAGCGATTGGCCGTTACCACTGACCTATCTATTGGCAACGGCGATCTCCCTTCCCGTTTATGTATGCTCAACTGGGGCGATACCCATTGCAGCTGCGATGCTCGTCGCTGGCTTTTCCCCCGGAACCGCGCTCGTTTTCCTGGTCGGGGGTCCCGCTGCGAATGCGGCCACCTTTGGAATCCTTCAAAAAACAATCGGCTTCAAGGCCACGCTCGCTAGCCTGAGCGCTTTGGTGGTCAGCCTTTGGGTTATTGCGGCAATCATCGATCAACTGTTCCCGAACCTCTTGAAGGCCACTCATAATATGCACGGTCAAATGGATCATGATGTTTCATTTTTAGCGCTCAGTAGCACAATTATGATGACCCTTACACTGCTGATGCCATGGAAATTGCTGAAGATGAAGTCGGACGTCCGATGA